In Rosa chinensis cultivar Old Blush chromosome 1, RchiOBHm-V2, whole genome shotgun sequence, a genomic segment contains:
- the LOC112182814 gene encoding putative ripening-related protein 2 yields MKYHFCSSGAFLFIFIILLTICLSIEARTYNPSGKIVGKMPPVSEHTKATLTINSFEKGGDGGGPSKCDGKYHSNNTPIVALSTRWYNNGKRCSHYITIYGNGRSVKAKVVDECDSTKGCNDDIVDASKAVWKALGVKESGSDWGEMKIFWSDA; encoded by the coding sequence ATGAAGTACCACTTTTGTTCTTCAGGTGCTtttctcttcatcttcatcattctTCTGACAATCTGTTTGAGCATTGAAGCTCGAACCTACAATCCAAGTGGCAAAATAGTCGGTAAAATGCCTCCAGTGTCCGAGCATACAAAAGCAACCTTGACGATCAACAGCTTCGAGAAAGGTGGTGACGGTGGTGGACCGTCCAAATGTGACGGTAAATACCACTCCAATAACACCCCGATCGTGGCATTGTCCACCCGGTGGTACAACAATGGGAAAAGGTGTTCACACTACATTACCATATATGGTAATGGAAGGAGTGTGAAAGCCAAGGTTGTTGATGAGTGCGACTCAACAAAAGGATGTAATGATGACATCGTTGATGCCTCTAAAGCTGTTTGGAAGGCCTTGGGAGTTAAGGAAAGCGGTAGCGACTGGGGTGAAATGAAAATATTCTGGTCTGATGCCTGA